DNA sequence from the Pedobacter sp. W3I1 genome:
CTTTCTGAGGCAAAAGCCCCCTATCTCCAACCATAGCTTTTAGCCCTGTTAACAGGAGATAGGATATCCCACCGTCCATCAAAAGGGAGACAACCAATGCCAACCTATTGGAACGGATGCCGTCTGGAGTAGTACTACTGGCCTGAAAGGTAGTCCCGTCAGGCATTTCGATTTGCCGCCCGTTGCCGAACCGTTCTTTTTGGTAAGGGCTGAGTGGCATACCATTTATCATATCCGGCACCTTGAGCCTTGAAGTATCGGTTACAATAAATTCACGCGTGTCCCAATCATATTCCACCATTAGCTTCTTTTGCTCTCCATTCTCAGAAGTCTCCTTAATGAGGTTGGCTTTCAGGCCTGTCAACAGGTCATCTCCTTCCTCACGGGAAATAATAGAGGGAAGGTTACTCTGTTTGTAAACAGGGTGCACCAACAATTCAGCTTTTCCATCTGCATTTTTGGCCAGGGAAAGCTTTACACTCATCTCCTTTATTTCAATGCCGCCATGATTAATATTATTTAGCCTGATAAGCCCGGTCCGCATTCCAGACACTAGGGCATCGATATCCTTTTTGGGAAGACTAATCTCTCCTTCCCTAAACAGTCCGAGTTCGCGCAGATCTTCAACCGGAAGATCCCGCACATTCAAGTTTGCAGTCTGCATATTGATTCATTTAAAAATTTTGATTAAAACCTGATGGGGACAATGGGTAATTTTTGCTTATCCGCCATATAAATAGTGCTTGAGTTCCGCGCCTGAAATTGATAGAATTATCATAAGAAAATAAAGCGGATTAATGCTCGCTCTGTCCCGTAGCACAGATAGATGCAAATGTTCGCCCGTTGTCCTGCCCGTTGATCCGGTAAGCCCTATGGGATAGCCCGTAGGAACAATCAGGCCAACACAACAATATATTTTCGATAAGTGGGCATAATAAACGACATAGCCACCGTATCTTATGGCAACATAATTGCCCATTATGGACGTATAGCCAATTTTATCAATTATTCCTGGGAGCAAAGAAACAACAATCTCGTTTTTACCTGCTATGTCTATTCCCTTGTGAAAAGAATACCGTTCTCCGGTAACCGGATGAACCCTGATACCATAAGCAGAATTTAGTTTAAATTCTTTGAGTGGAAACGTTGCATACCATTTAGTAAAAGCAGTATCCTGAACGGCCCCGTATCCAGTAACACTGATCAATAAAGCACTACATGAAACCAGCAACCAATAACTCGATTTCCTGATTGATCCGCAAAAAATTCCGTGTGAGGATTTCTTCCTTCTTTCCACCAAAGTCGTAAAATTTAGGTAGTTCAACATATCCTTCTTCCTCCTTTTGAATTTCTTTTAAATCCAGGTTGATCTTGCAGTTTATAGCAGAGGTTTCATACTCACCGGTATACTTATCATCTACATCCGTAGCCAGTAACCCCACCAGCTCTCCTGCACCGAGCGTAGTGATCTTACCTGCAGGAATCAGTACTTCCAGTTTTTCACTGATCGATTTGGATACTTTGCTCCTATCGATGGAAATACTTTCGCCGATCTGTTTTGATTTACCGAAGATCCTTTCCAGCCAGTCTAATGTTTCTTTGTTCCTCGCAGAACCGGAGAGCACATTGCCAACTACGGAAGTGATGGTAGTTGCCGTATCTTTTCCGTACTGCTGTTTGAACTGGGGCAACTCCTGCATTCCTATTAATACGGCAACCTTATTGGATCTTCCCGTTGCAATCAGGTTCTCAATCCGGTGAACGAAAATTGTAGGACCTTCATCAAGTAAAATTGCCGACGGAAGATTTCCCTTTGAATTGATCAGCCTGGTAAGCCGGTTAATTACAACCGAATAACAGGCAGAATTGATGTTCTGCGTATTGGGATCGTTCGCCAGCACCAATATCCCCGGCGATGACGGATCAGAAATTTTCAGGTTGAAATCATCCCCGGAAAACACCCAGAATGTTTCCTTTGTAGCCATGCGGCTCATGAATATTTTTAACGTTCCAATCTGCCCTTCCAATTGATCAAAAGCCTTTGCAGCGAATGCAGATTTGAAAGGCGATAGCAGTGAGACTAGCTCTTGGTTGGTAAAAAGTACAGAAAAAATCTCTTCATAAGAACGGTTTAAAAAAGCCATTACATGCGGAAGACTGGAATATTTCCCCTTTTCAAACCTGCTCATAAAATAGATACAGGAAGCCAGAAAATTGATGGCTGATTGCGTAAAAAAAGCATCACTCCCACTGGCCTTATCTCCTTTCTTAAGTGCTTCCACGGTTCCTTCCGCAGTCTCTGAAGCATCTGCCAGCATCGTGATATAATCGCACCGGAACGGATTTATCCTTCTGCTTTTTTCGACATCCGTCAAGTTGATCACATGAAAAGTAAAATCTTTCAGTAAGCCTTTTTTCTTTGCCTTCAAAAACTGGTAATAAGCAATCTTTCCAAGATCAGGAAACTTAAAATCGTATAAACAGACTGTAAATGACTTTGCAATCAGCTGCCTGATAAAGGGGTTAACGATCGAAAAAGATTTTCCAGATCCTGGGGTCCCGATTAAAATTGTTGCACGGAAGGGATTTACAATATTTACCCAGCCCTTCCGCACTTTCCGTTTAAAATAGAAAAGCATCGGTATATTTACCGAGTAAGGATTCTCTATCTTTTTGACCTGCTGCATGAAACTTTCAGCTTCAACATTCCATTTATCCTTTCCCAGTCCCGACCTGATGATTTTAGAAACATTATCCATGGAAATACTGATCAGTATAGCTCCGACAAGGGAAAATACCATATAGGTCAGATCCATTACCGTAGTGTATGCAAACACCAACCGACCTGGTTTTCCATAAAAAAACGTGCTACCGAAATAAAGGAGCAGACCAAATGTTAAAGGATAAAGTACTTTTGTCTTGGGATCAAAGTCCAGCTGTTTTTTGGATAGCGTACCAATACTGACAAGACAGATTAATAGCAGCACAGAAAACTTACTAAAAATCAGCTCTTTATAAATAATTATTGTTTTGATCTTTACCAGTCCTACATTGAAAATGCCCCAGAAGGGTGCGTTTAGATAAACAAAAATACTTATCTCCAGCGCGATCGCAAAATAGATCAGACACTGCAAAAAACCGTGAAGTTTCTGAATTTCCCTGGTCTCTTCCATAGCAACGTCATTTAAATGATAATCTTTTTAGCCTTAAGGATATCGGAATAGCGGATATCAAAAGTAATCGAACGTCCTGAGATCTGCTTTTCGGACAATTCTATCTTAAGCCGTTTATGGTCCGGAAAGGTCAACCTGCGAAGGACAAAAATATTCCGGTACCTTTTTTCAAAGGCCTGGATATTTAGCAGGCTTGATACCGGAACAATTTCCAGTGACTGTACCGTGGTTGCCTTATGCTGCTTCTCATCTTCGATGCGAAACCTCAGCCCATCAATCTCGTAAGGGATATCGGTCATATTCTCAAATCCAATATCCAGCAGAATAAACTCTCCGACCGTCCTGATACCGTTTAACACAGCACGGATTCCATTTTTCTTTTTCCTCGCATCCGCCTTCAGCGGCCCATGTTCCAGCATCGCCCTGGAAATACTGTCAAGTTCAGCACTTGATACCATCGAAGTTTTCGGTTCAATGGTCCTCATCCCACCGATACCAATATCAATTAGCGGACTAAAGGCAGTTTCCGGCCTGTCATCATAGATCATAGCGTACTGTTTGATCCTTTTTTCTCCAAGGATGGTGAGTACTCCGATAAACGCACCTTTGATTTTGGCCGAATCAGGAATTTTAACCCTCAGCAGATTTTTATCCGGCAGATCGCCAACCATTCCTTTCGGAATGTCAACATATGTAATCTTTTCCGGAGCTAGAAAATGCAATGTCAGGGACCGCTTGATAAAAACCTTTGGAATCTCTGAGGATGATCCAATAATATTGCCTGAAACTTGAGCAAAAAGATTCCCTGCCATAGCAAGGATCAGTATAGCTGTTAAAATTTTATTTTTCATATCTTTTAATTTTGGCCCTGAAGATCCTGAGGATCGACAAGGAATACCTGGTTGTTGTACTTTAACTTCGCCCTGTTTTTCCTGACCATGTTGGCAATGGCTGAAGAGCTTGACTGGAAAAGCCTGTCTATGGTACTCATCACAAATTCGTTCTGGCCCTGGCCGCTGCCCATCGTATTGAATCCCTGGACTGGGCTTGAACCAAGTCCCTTGGAGAACTCCCGGAAGGCTGAAGCGGGAACATATAAGCCAGGCAGGCCGTCCATATCATAAATCAAGAGTTTTATTGGAAGGACTTTTCCAGCACATAATACAGAGCTGATCTCTAACTGAACACGTTGCTCTGAAAAACCGCTAATCCTGGCATACATATATGTTCCTTTTGGCAACTGCAGTTTTCCTACATAAACCTCCTCAAGCAGCCTAAGTCGTATCCTTGATCCTGAATACCCGGTAACATCTTCATCGATGATCGCGGTAATCATCTCCCTGCTTTCATCCGCTAAAAGGGTATTGAATTCAGATTTGACCGCAGACTTCCTGGAAACGGGAAGAACTTTCTCTTCTCGGATAAGTTCCTCTACCTTTATCTTTTTTTCCTTCTGCAGGTCGATGTAAGCAGGGTCATTAACTTTCTGCATGCTGTCTATATAGGCCATCTGCTTTTTAAACAGATCCATGGGATCAGTTTCTTTTGTCGTACCAGTAGAAGGTGGCCGCTCTCTGTTTCTGGCTTCCGCCAGGCTTGCCAGCGCTTGTGCCACTGCGCGGTCTTCAGGCCTGGTGCCTATACCGCTTTCGGTTCTTGCGGGAGAATAACCGGATAAAGGTTTTCTGCTCTGCTGCATAGGTAAGTAGGCCTGCCTTTTGATGGATTCTTCAATAGAGTCCAGCCTGTTTTTCTCACGGTCAGAATAAGAACTGGCCATCGTCGCCTGCGGCAACAGATCCTCCCCAACAGCTTTTATTGCTGAGTATCCATCAGCCTCCTTATAACTGTTTTTATAAGCTTCCAGCTTATCCGAAAGCCCGCGTTCACGGACCTGGTCCGATATCTCAGCAAGGTTTCCGCTGATATCCTTTTCGGTCCTTACTGTCTGTTTTTTTGAAATGCTCTGCCTATACACGAAAAAGAAAAGGCATAGAAAAGGAACGGCAATCAGGGGAATGATGTAGCGTGGATTTTTAAAATCTATTTTCATAACATTTTGTTTAACGGAGCTTTTTGAGATCCTCTAGTTTAGCTTTCAGAAAAATCGAATCAGCGCTGTTCAATTTTTCCCTGTCCAATACTGAATCTACCTGCTTTCTGATCTCCAATGTTTTTCTAAGCTTTAAGCCTGTAACACTGATCCTGGATAACCCATCATCAATCGAATATGACTGTTTACTGCTCTTCGGTTTATTGCTTAATGCAACCGCCTTTATTTCTTGTTTATCCTCCAGGGATAGTACGCCAAATGAAAACAGCACAGAAAAAATAACCAGCGCAACCATCAGCACAAATACATGCCTTGGATAGGCCCTTAATAGCTGTATTATCCGACTGCGTATAAAAACCAGGTAAGGGCGAAATTCTTGATAGAGCTCGATAGGAACCGTCCTGTCAGGCGCTCTGTTAGATCGGATTTTTCTGAACATTTTCGATATCTTTATTTTCAATGGTCTTCCAGGAGAGGATCAGTACTCCATATAGGTTATTGTCACTTTTCGGGATATCCCTTAAGTAGCCTTCAGTTATCATTGAACGGGTAACAATAGAACTCCTTCGCTCGATCCGCTGCTTTCCATAATAGCGGAAGTATTTCTTTTTGACGTCGATATAGATTGAATCTGTCTGAAGGGTAAGCACAGAACTGCTGGAAAGTATGGAACTGAAATATCCTTTTTCCTTTAAATTCAGGTATTGCTGCATCCCTGACTCATCGATGAGGTACATGGCCTTTTTCATCTGGTAATCGATATACCTGTCATCCGGGGTAAGGGAAAAAAACAGTGAATGAAAAAGCTCCACATGTCCACGGTATACCGCTGGCCGGATCAGCTGCTCATCGGTCTGTCTGGCCATTACAGGTACATTGTTTTCAAAAATGTAAATACTCTTTCTAGCAATCTCGATCTGCTTGTAGGCGAAAAAGCCAGTCGAAATAGAGATTAGAGAGGCACAGACCAGACTGCCCATGGAAACCAGAGTGGCCAAACGGATTTTGGACTCAATATTTTTAATGATCATGATGATTATGGTTTAAAAGAATTTACCTGTAGCCTTTTTGGCCATACCGATAACGGTCTGCGATCCACGGCCAAAATTGGAGGCAGCTGAACTGATACCCGAGGTCGAGATAATCCAGGTCGAAAT
Encoded proteins:
- a CDS encoding DUF4099 domain-containing protein, which gives rise to MQTANLNVRDLPVEDLRELGLFREGEISLPKKDIDALVSGMRTGLIRLNNINHGGIEIKEMSVKLSLAKNADGKAELLVHPVYKQSNLPSIISREEGDDLLTGLKANLIKETSENGEQKKLMVEYDWDTREFIVTDTSRLKVPDMINGMPLSPYQKERFGNGRQIEMPDGTTFQASSTTPDGIRSNRLALVVSLLMDGGISYLLLTGLKAMVGDRGLLPQKDERNENYQKALQAAAVQKSANKSTEERNAPLTNNNEYSRGYGRSGLSR
- a CDS encoding M23 family metallopeptidase, whose amino-acid sequence is MLVSCSALLISVTGYGAVQDTAFTKWYATFPLKEFKLNSAYGIRVHPVTGERYSFHKGIDIAGKNEIVVSLLPGIIDKIGYTSIMGNYVAIRYGGYVVYYAHLSKIYCCVGLIVPTGYPIGLTGSTGRTTGEHLHLSVLRDRASINPLYFLMIILSISGAELKHYLYGG
- a CDS encoding type IV secretory system conjugative DNA transfer family protein, whose product is MEETREIQKLHGFLQCLIYFAIALEISIFVYLNAPFWGIFNVGLVKIKTIIIYKELIFSKFSVLLLICLVSIGTLSKKQLDFDPKTKVLYPLTFGLLLYFGSTFFYGKPGRLVFAYTTVMDLTYMVFSLVGAILISISMDNVSKIIRSGLGKDKWNVEAESFMQQVKKIENPYSVNIPMLFYFKRKVRKGWVNIVNPFRATILIGTPGSGKSFSIVNPFIRQLIAKSFTVCLYDFKFPDLGKIAYYQFLKAKKKGLLKDFTFHVINLTDVEKSRRINPFRCDYITMLADASETAEGTVEALKKGDKASGSDAFFTQSAINFLASCIYFMSRFEKGKYSSLPHVMAFLNRSYEEIFSVLFTNQELVSLLSPFKSAFAAKAFDQLEGQIGTLKIFMSRMATKETFWVFSGDDFNLKISDPSSPGILVLANDPNTQNINSACYSVVINRLTRLINSKGNLPSAILLDEGPTIFVHRIENLIATGRSNKVAVLIGMQELPQFKQQYGKDTATTITSVVGNVLSGSARNKETLDWLERIFGKSKQIGESISIDRSKVSKSISEKLEVLIPAGKITTLGAGELVGLLATDVDDKYTGEYETSAINCKINLDLKEIQKEEEGYVELPKFYDFGGKKEEILTRNFLRINQEIELLVAGFM
- a CDS encoding DUF4138 domain-containing protein, which gives rise to MKNKILTAILILAMAGNLFAQVSGNIIGSSSEIPKVFIKRSLTLHFLAPEKITYVDIPKGMVGDLPDKNLLRVKIPDSAKIKGAFIGVLTILGEKRIKQYAMIYDDRPETAFSPLIDIGIGGMRTIEPKTSMVSSAELDSISRAMLEHGPLKADARKKKNGIRAVLNGIRTVGEFILLDIGFENMTDIPYEIDGLRFRIEDEKQHKATTVQSLEIVPVSSLLNIQAFEKRYRNIFVLRRLTFPDHKRLKIELSEKQISGRSITFDIRYSDILKAKKIII
- the traM gene encoding conjugative transposon protein TraM gives rise to the protein MKIDFKNPRYIIPLIAVPFLCLFFFVYRQSISKKQTVRTEKDISGNLAEISDQVRERGLSDKLEAYKNSYKEADGYSAIKAVGEDLLPQATMASSYSDREKNRLDSIEESIKRQAYLPMQQSRKPLSGYSPARTESGIGTRPEDRAVAQALASLAEARNRERPPSTGTTKETDPMDLFKKQMAYIDSMQKVNDPAYIDLQKEKKIKVEELIREEKVLPVSRKSAVKSEFNTLLADESREMITAIIDEDVTGYSGSRIRLRLLEEVYVGKLQLPKGTYMYARISGFSEQRVQLEISSVLCAGKVLPIKLLIYDMDGLPGLYVPASAFREFSKGLGSSPVQGFNTMGSGQGQNEFVMSTIDRLFQSSSSAIANMVRKNRAKLKYNNQVFLVDPQDLQGQN
- the traK gene encoding conjugative transposon protein TraK; the encoded protein is MIIKNIESKIRLATLVSMGSLVCASLISISTGFFAYKQIEIARKSIYIFENNVPVMARQTDEQLIRPAVYRGHVELFHSLFFSLTPDDRYIDYQMKKAMYLIDESGMQQYLNLKEKGYFSSILSSSSVLTLQTDSIYIDVKKKYFRYYGKQRIERRSSIVTRSMITEGYLRDIPKSDNNLYGVLILSWKTIENKDIENVQKNPI